From Klebsiella electrica, the proteins below share one genomic window:
- a CDS encoding YtfJ family protein: MTLRKLLAVSCLLFPLMASAHNFVDGQRVAPVGIADRGELILDNDKFSYKNWNSSQLAGKVRVVQHIAGRTSAKEKNAALIEAIKAAKFPHDRYQTTTIVNTDDAIPGSGMFVRSSIESNKQLYPWSQFIVDSNGLARKAWQLQEEGSAIVVLDKDGRVQWAKDGALTQDEVQQVVALLHKLLSK, translated from the coding sequence ATGACCCTACGTAAGCTACTGGCGGTTTCCTGCCTCCTGTTCCCGCTGATGGCCTCAGCGCATAATTTTGTCGATGGTCAGCGCGTCGCGCCGGTTGGCATTGCCGACCGGGGAGAATTAATTCTGGATAATGATAAGTTTAGCTATAAAAACTGGAATAGCTCGCAGCTGGCAGGAAAAGTTCGCGTGGTACAACACATCGCCGGACGCACGTCGGCAAAAGAGAAAAATGCCGCCCTGATCGAGGCGATTAAGGCAGCCAAATTCCCGCATGACCGTTACCAGACCACCACCATCGTTAATACCGACGACGCCATTCCGGGGTCCGGTATGTTCGTGCGCAGCAGCATTGAGAGCAACAAACAGCTCTACCCGTGGTCGCAGTTTATTGTCGACAGCAACGGCCTGGCCCGTAAAGCCTGGCAGCTGCAAGAGGAGGGCTCGGCGATTGTGGTGCTGGATAAAGACGGTCGCGTTCAGTGGGCCAAAGACGGCGCGCTCACCCAGGATGAAGTGCAGCAGGTGGTCGCCCTGCTGCACAAGCTGCTTAGTAAATAG
- a CDS encoding bifunctional 2',3'-cyclic-nucleotide 2'-phosphodiesterase/3'-nucleotidase encodes MIKFSATLLATLVATSVNAATVDLRIMETTDLHSNMMDFDYYKDAATEKFGLVRTATLIEKARLQVKNSVLVDNGDVIQGSPLGDYIAAKGLNSGDVHPVYKAMNTLNYAVGNLGNHEFNYGLDFLHKALAGAKFPYVNANIIDTKTGQPMFTPYLIKETTVQDNDGKTQTLRIGYIGFVPPQIMTWDKANLSGKVTVNDITETARKYVPEMREKGADVVVVIAHSGLSADPYQAMAENSVYYLSQVPGVDAIMFGHAHAVFPGKDFASIKGADIAKGTLNGIPAVMPGMWGDHLGVVDLVLNNDTGKWQVSQAKAEARPIYDAVAKKSLAAEDAKMVAVLKTDHDATREFVSKPIGKSSDNMYSYLALVQDDPTVQVVNMAQKAYVEHYIQGDPDLAKLPVLSAAAPFKVGGRKNDPASFVEVEKGQLTFRNAADLYLYPNTLVVMKVSGKEVKEWLECSAGQFNQIDPASSKPQSLINWDGFRTYNFDVIDGVNYQIDVTQPARYDGECQMIHPQAERIKDLTFNGKPVDPKATFLVATNNYRAYGGKFAGTGDSHIAFASPDENRAVLAAWIGAESKKAGAIHPAADNNWRLAPVHSKVPLDIRFETSPGEKAAAFIKEKAQYPMHQVATDDIGFAIYQLDLSQ; translated from the coding sequence ATGATTAAGTTTAGCGCAACGTTACTGGCCACGCTGGTTGCCACCAGCGTGAACGCCGCGACGGTCGATTTGCGGATTATGGAAACCACCGATTTGCACAGCAATATGATGGATTTCGACTATTACAAAGACGCCGCAACGGAAAAATTTGGCCTCGTGCGTACCGCTACGCTGATTGAAAAAGCCCGCCTGCAAGTCAAAAACAGCGTGCTGGTCGATAACGGCGATGTTATTCAGGGAAGTCCGCTGGGTGACTATATCGCCGCCAAAGGGCTCAACAGCGGCGATGTCCACCCGGTCTACAAGGCGATGAATACGCTGAATTACGCGGTAGGTAACCTCGGCAATCACGAGTTCAACTACGGTCTTGATTTCCTGCACAAGGCGCTCGCCGGGGCGAAATTCCCTTACGTCAACGCCAATATTATCGATACCAAAACCGGTCAACCGATGTTTACGCCGTACCTGATTAAAGAGACCACGGTGCAGGATAACGACGGCAAAACGCAGACCCTGCGTATCGGCTATATCGGTTTTGTGCCGCCGCAAATTATGACCTGGGATAAAGCAAACCTCAGCGGCAAAGTCACCGTCAACGACATCACCGAAACCGCGCGCAAATACGTTCCTGAAATGCGTGAAAAAGGCGCCGATGTGGTGGTGGTCATTGCCCACTCCGGTCTCTCCGCCGATCCATACCAGGCGATGGCGGAAAACTCGGTGTACTACTTAAGCCAGGTTCCCGGCGTGGATGCCATCATGTTCGGCCACGCGCATGCGGTATTTCCGGGGAAAGATTTTGCCAGTATTAAAGGCGCTGATATTGCGAAAGGCACCCTTAACGGCATTCCGGCGGTGATGCCCGGCATGTGGGGCGATCATCTCGGCGTCGTCGATCTGGTGCTGAATAACGATACCGGCAAATGGCAGGTCAGCCAGGCAAAAGCGGAAGCTCGCCCGATCTATGACGCGGTCGCTAAGAAATCGCTGGCGGCGGAAGATGCGAAGATGGTGGCGGTGCTGAAAACCGATCATGATGCCACCCGTGAATTCGTCAGCAAGCCGATAGGTAAATCCTCAGACAACATGTACAGCTACCTGGCGCTGGTACAGGATGACCCGACCGTGCAGGTGGTGAATATGGCGCAGAAGGCCTACGTTGAGCACTACATTCAGGGCGATCCTGACCTGGCTAAACTGCCGGTGCTCTCTGCCGCCGCGCCGTTTAAAGTCGGCGGCCGCAAAAACGACCCGGCCAGCTTCGTCGAGGTGGAGAAAGGCCAGCTCACCTTCCGCAATGCCGCCGACCTCTATCTCTACCCGAACACCCTGGTGGTGATGAAGGTCAGTGGTAAAGAGGTGAAAGAGTGGCTGGAGTGTTCCGCCGGGCAGTTTAACCAGATTGACCCCGCCAGCAGCAAACCGCAGTCGTTAATTAACTGGGACGGTTTTCGCACCTACAACTTTGATGTGATTGACGGCGTAAACTACCAGATTGACGTCACCCAGCCAGCGCGTTACGACGGCGAGTGTCAGATGATTCACCCGCAGGCAGAACGGATTAAGGATCTGACCTTTAACGGCAAACCTGTTGACCCCAAAGCCACCTTCCTCGTCGCCACTAATAACTACCGCGCCTACGGCGGTAAATTTGCCGGAACCGGCGATAGCCACATTGCTTTTGCCTCCCCCGACGAGAACCGTGCGGTGCTGGCGGCATGGATCGGCGCGGAGTCGAAAAAAGCGGGCGCTATCCACCCGGCCGCCGACAACAACTGGCGTCTGGCCCCTGTCCATAGCAAGGTGCCGCTGGATATCCGCTTTGAGACCTCTCCGGGTGAAAAAGCGGCGGCATTTATTAAAGAGAAAGCACAGTATCCGATGCATCAGGTGGCCACCGATGATATCGGCTTCGCGATTTACCAGTTGGATTTGAGTCAATAA
- the cysQ gene encoding 3'(2'),5'-bisphosphate nucleotidase CysQ has protein sequence MLEQVCQLARIAGDAIMEVYDGKQPMDVASKKDDSPVTAADLAAHKVIISGLLALTPDIPVLSEEDPPGWEVRQHWQRYWLVDPLDGTKEFIKRNGEFTVNIALIEKGKPVLGVVYAPVLKVLYSAEGGKAWKDECGMRKQIQVRDARPPLVVISRSHGNDPELQEYLEHIGEHQTTSIGSSLKFCLVAEGQAQLYPRFGPTSTWDTAAGHAVAVAAGAHVHDWQGRTLDYTPRESFLNPGFRVSIY, from the coding sequence ATGTTAGAACAAGTATGTCAACTTGCCCGGATTGCAGGTGATGCCATTATGGAAGTCTATGATGGAAAGCAGCCGATGGACGTGGCCAGCAAGAAGGATGATTCTCCGGTCACTGCGGCGGATCTCGCCGCGCACAAGGTGATTATAAGCGGCCTGCTGGCGCTGACGCCCGATATCCCGGTGCTCTCTGAAGAAGATCCCCCCGGATGGGAGGTGCGCCAGCACTGGCAGCGCTACTGGCTGGTGGATCCGCTGGACGGCACCAAAGAATTTATTAAACGTAACGGTGAATTTACCGTCAATATCGCCTTGATTGAAAAAGGAAAACCGGTACTTGGTGTGGTTTACGCGCCGGTCTTAAAGGTGCTGTACAGCGCGGAAGGTGGAAAAGCGTGGAAAGACGAATGCGGTATGCGTAAGCAGATTCAGGTACGGGATGCCCGGCCACCGCTGGTGGTCATCAGTCGCTCCCACGGCAACGATCCGGAACTGCAGGAGTATCTGGAACATATTGGCGAACATCAGACCACGTCGATCGGTTCGTCGCTGAAATTCTGCCTGGTGGCGGAAGGTCAGGCCCAGCTTTATCCGCGCTTCGGGCCGACCAGCACCTGGGATACCGCCGCCGGTCATGCTGTCGCGGTGGCTGCCGGGGCGCACGTTCACGACTGGCAGGGGCGCACTCTGGACTATACCCCGCGTGAATCGTTCCTCAACCCCGGCTTCCGGGTTTCTATTTACTAA
- a CDS encoding DUF1107 domain-containing protein: MKIFQRYNPLQVAKYVKILFRGRLYIKDVGAFEFDKGKILIPKVKDKQHLSVMSEVNRQVLRLQTEMA; encoded by the coding sequence ATGAAAATTTTCCAACGCTACAATCCGCTGCAAGTAGCGAAGTACGTGAAGATCCTGTTCCGTGGACGGTTATACATCAAGGATGTTGGCGCTTTTGAATTTGATAAGGGCAAAATCCTTATCCCGAAGGTTAAAGACAAGCAGCATTTGTCTGTGATGTCTGAAGTCAATCGTCAGGTTCTGCGTCTGCAAACAGAGATGGCTTAA
- a CDS encoding SDR family oxidoreductase yields the protein MIAITGATGQLGHLVLQNLLKTTAASQTVAIVRNPAKAGPLSQQGIVVRQADYTDEAAFTAALQGVEKLLLISSSEVGQRASQHRNVINAAKAAGVKFIAYTSLLHADKSPLGLHVEHVETEKMLADSAIPYALLRNGWYTENYLASAPPALEHGVFIGAAGEGKIASATRADYAAAAARVIAEEGHAGKVYELAGDEAWTLSELAAELSKQSGKNVVYQNLSEADFAATLKSVGLPAGLADMLADSDVGAAKGGLFDDSRTLSALIGRPTTPLAESIKGIL from the coding sequence ATGATCGCAATTACCGGTGCGACCGGCCAGCTTGGCCACCTCGTCCTACAAAATCTGTTAAAAACCACCGCCGCCAGCCAGACTGTGGCCATTGTGCGTAACCCGGCAAAAGCCGGACCCCTAAGCCAACAGGGCATTGTCGTGCGTCAGGCTGATTATACTGATGAAGCGGCATTCACTGCGGCCCTGCAAGGGGTCGAAAAACTGCTGCTGATCTCTTCCAGCGAAGTCGGTCAGCGTGCGTCGCAGCATCGTAATGTTATCAACGCCGCCAAAGCCGCCGGGGTTAAATTTATCGCCTACACCAGCCTGCTGCATGCCGATAAATCCCCGCTTGGCCTGCACGTTGAGCATGTTGAAACCGAGAAAATGCTCGCCGATTCCGCTATCCCCTATGCTCTGCTGCGCAACGGCTGGTACACCGAGAACTATCTCGCCAGCGCGCCACCGGCGCTTGAGCATGGCGTGTTTATCGGTGCTGCCGGTGAGGGCAAAATCGCCTCGGCGACCCGCGCCGACTATGCCGCCGCCGCCGCCCGCGTTATCGCTGAAGAGGGCCATGCCGGGAAGGTGTATGAACTGGCCGGCGATGAAGCCTGGACCCTGAGCGAACTTGCCGCTGAACTGAGCAAGCAGAGCGGTAAAAATGTGGTGTATCAGAACCTGAGCGAAGCCGACTTCGCCGCTACGCTGAAGAGCGTAGGCCTGCCGGCAGGGCTGGCGGACATGCTCGCCGACTCCGATGTCGGCGCCGCCAAAGGCGGTCTGTTTGACGACAGCCGCACCCTGAGCGCGTTGATTGGCCGCCCGACGACACCGCTGGCTGAGAGCATCAAAGGCATTCTGTAA
- the msrA gene encoding peptide-methionine (S)-S-oxide reductase MsrA, protein MSLFDKTHLVAQADALPGRNTPMPVATLHAVNGHSMTNVPDGMAVALFAMGCFWGVERLFWQLPGVYSTAAGYTGGYTPNPTYREVCTGNTGHAEAVRVVYDPQIISYAQLLQVFWENHDPAQGMQQGNDHGTQYRSALYPLTPEQDQAAKASLARFQAAMRDANDTRVITTEIASAKPFYYAEDDHQQYLHKNPYGYCGIGGIGVCLPPQA, encoded by the coding sequence GTGAGTCTATTTGATAAAACGCATCTTGTCGCCCAGGCGGATGCGCTGCCAGGACGCAACACCCCTATGCCAGTGGCAACACTCCACGCTGTCAATGGCCACTCCATGACCAACGTCCCGGACGGGATGGCGGTTGCCCTGTTCGCGATGGGCTGTTTCTGGGGCGTTGAGCGTCTGTTCTGGCAGTTGCCTGGCGTCTACAGCACCGCCGCGGGCTATACCGGCGGCTATACGCCGAACCCGACCTACCGTGAAGTCTGTACCGGCAATACCGGCCATGCTGAAGCCGTACGCGTCGTGTACGATCCGCAGATCATCAGCTACGCGCAGCTGTTGCAGGTGTTCTGGGAAAATCACGATCCGGCCCAGGGCATGCAGCAGGGCAATGATCATGGCACCCAGTATCGCTCCGCCCTCTATCCGTTGACTCCAGAGCAGGATCAAGCGGCGAAGGCCAGTCTGGCGCGTTTCCAGGCCGCTATGCGCGATGCCAACGACACGCGCGTCATCACCACGGAAATTGCCTCGGCGAAGCCGTTTTACTACGCTGAGGACGATCATCAGCAGTACCTGCACAAAAACCCGTACGGCTACTGCGGTATCGGAGGCATTGGCGTCTGCTTGCCGCCGCAGGCATAA
- a CDS encoding AraC family transcriptional regulator: MQGVPEQFSDERDSARFRHPAQLPGVELYHAHISRYAFEPHTHEAFGIGAIELGAERFRYRGSQYVAPVNSVVTMNPDELHTGEAATADGWRYRMVYLEPQMLEEVTGVRHWWFTEVVRQDPQRSQRLCQLIYGLWHTDDPLAQQGLLLDVIDTFRPLAHHAPVIAEAAHRFERVRDYLHDNYMHAVSLDQLAQVATLSPYHFQRQFKAHFHVTPHQMLMAIRLWRAKAFLTHGMPAAEVAAATGLTDQSHLTRAFTRRYGITPVRYQKQVARR; encoded by the coding sequence ATGCAGGGCGTACCGGAACAGTTCAGCGATGAGAGAGACAGCGCACGCTTTCGCCATCCGGCGCAGCTGCCCGGCGTTGAGCTGTACCATGCCCATATCTCCCGCTACGCCTTCGAACCCCATACCCATGAAGCCTTCGGCATCGGTGCGATAGAACTCGGCGCCGAGCGTTTTCGCTATCGCGGCAGCCAGTATGTCGCTCCGGTTAACTCCGTCGTTACTATGAACCCTGACGAACTGCACACCGGAGAAGCGGCCACCGCCGACGGCTGGCGCTACCGTATGGTCTATCTGGAACCGCAGATGCTGGAAGAGGTCACCGGCGTGCGCCACTGGTGGTTCACTGAGGTGGTACGCCAGGATCCGCAGCGCTCGCAGCGGCTCTGTCAGCTTATTTATGGCTTATGGCATACCGACGATCCGCTGGCGCAGCAAGGTCTGTTGCTCGACGTGATCGATACCTTTCGCCCGCTGGCCCATCACGCCCCGGTTATCGCGGAAGCCGCCCACCGTTTCGAGCGCGTGCGCGACTACCTGCATGACAACTATATGCATGCCGTCTCCCTTGATCAGCTGGCGCAGGTTGCCACCCTGAGCCCGTATCACTTTCAGCGCCAGTTTAAGGCTCATTTCCACGTCACGCCCCATCAGATGCTGATGGCCATTCGCCTGTGGCGCGCCAAAGCCTTCCTCACCCACGGAATGCCCGCCGCCGAAGTGGCTGCCGCCACCGGCCTTACCGACCAGTCGCACCTGACCCGCGCCTTTACCCGCCGCTACGGCATCACCCCGGTGCGCTATCAAAAGCAGGTCGCCCGGCGCTAA
- a CDS encoding hemolysin family protein, whose protein sequence is MLNSILVILCLIAVSAFFSISEISLAASRKIKLKLLADDGNVNAQRVLKMQENPGTFFTVVQIGLNAVAILGGIVGDAAFSPAFHSLLSQYMSVELSEQLSFIISFTLVTSLFILFADLTPKRIGMIAPEAVALRIINPMRFCLFVFRPLVWLFNGMANNIFRLFKIPMVRKDDITSDDIYAVVEAGALAGVLRKQEHELIENVFELESRTVPSSMTSRENIIWFDLHEDEQSLKNKVAEHPHSKFLVCNEDIDHIIGYVDSKDLLNRVLANQSLVLTGGVQIRNTLIVPDTLTLSEALESFKTAGEDFAVIMNEYALVVGIITLNDVMTTLMGDLVGQGLEEQIVARDENSWLIDGGTPIDDVMRVLDIDEFPQSGNYETIGGFMMFMLRKIPKRTDAVKFSGYKFEVVDIDNYRIDQLLVTRIDNKPTVLVPKQTDAAEDEQGVA, encoded by the coding sequence ATGTTAAACAGTATTTTAGTTATACTTTGTCTGATTGCTGTCAGCGCGTTTTTTTCGATATCGGAGATCTCGCTGGCCGCTTCACGTAAGATCAAACTCAAACTGCTGGCCGATGACGGCAACGTGAACGCCCAGCGTGTTCTCAAAATGCAGGAAAACCCAGGCACTTTCTTTACCGTCGTGCAGATAGGCCTCAACGCCGTCGCCATTCTTGGTGGTATCGTCGGTGACGCAGCATTCTCGCCGGCGTTTCACAGCCTGCTGAGCCAGTACATGTCTGTTGAGCTTTCCGAGCAATTGAGCTTTATCATCTCCTTTACCCTGGTCACCAGCCTGTTCATTCTGTTCGCTGACCTGACCCCGAAACGCATCGGTATGATTGCGCCAGAAGCCGTTGCTTTGCGTATCATCAACCCGATGCGCTTCTGCCTGTTTGTCTTCCGCCCGCTGGTGTGGTTGTTCAACGGCATGGCCAACAACATCTTCCGCCTGTTCAAAATACCGATGGTGCGTAAGGACGATATTACTTCCGACGACATTTACGCCGTGGTAGAAGCCGGCGCGCTGGCCGGGGTGCTGCGTAAGCAGGAACATGAGCTGATTGAGAACGTCTTCGAGCTGGAGTCACGTACCGTTCCGTCGTCCATGACCTCGCGTGAAAATATCATCTGGTTCGATCTGCACGAAGACGAGCAGAGCCTGAAGAACAAGGTGGCGGAACATCCGCACTCCAAATTCCTGGTCTGCAACGAAGATATCGACCACATCATCGGCTACGTTGACTCTAAAGATCTGCTTAATCGCGTGCTGGCGAACCAAAGCCTGGTGCTGACCGGCGGCGTACAGATTCGCAATACGCTGATTGTTCCGGATACGCTGACGCTGTCGGAGGCGCTGGAAAGCTTTAAAACCGCCGGGGAAGACTTCGCGGTGATCATGAACGAATATGCGCTGGTGGTGGGGATTATCACCCTCAACGACGTGATGACCACTCTGATGGGCGATCTGGTTGGTCAGGGGCTGGAGGAGCAGATTGTCGCTCGCGATGAGAACTCATGGCTGATTGATGGCGGCACACCGATTGACGACGTCATGCGCGTGCTGGATATCGACGAATTCCCGCAGTCCGGCAACTACGAGACCATCGGCGGTTTTATGATGTTTATGCTGCGTAAGATCCCGAAACGCACCGATGCGGTGAAATTCTCCGGCTACAAATTTGAGGTGGTGGATATCGACAACTACCGAATCGACCAGCTGCTGGTTACCCGCATCGACAATAAACCGACCGTGCTGGTGCCCAAGCAGACGGACGCTGCTGAAGATGAGCAAGGCGTAGCGTAG
- a CDS encoding winged helix-turn-helix transcriptional regulator — protein MAKLTLSEKMRDGNLFAEQCPSRDVLKHVTSRWGVLILVALRGGTHRFSELRRKMGGVSEKMLAQSLQALEQDGFINRVSRPVVPPHVEYSLTPLGEQVSAKVAALADWIELNLPAVLANHEQAVA, from the coding sequence ATGGCGAAGTTGACGCTGAGCGAAAAAATGCGCGACGGTAATTTGTTTGCCGAGCAGTGCCCGTCACGCGATGTGCTGAAGCACGTGACCAGTCGCTGGGGGGTATTAATCCTGGTGGCGCTGCGCGGGGGAACCCATCGCTTTAGTGAGCTACGCCGTAAAATGGGCGGCGTCAGCGAAAAGATGCTGGCTCAGTCGCTGCAGGCGCTGGAGCAGGATGGCTTTATCAATCGGGTCTCGCGACCGGTCGTCCCGCCGCATGTAGAGTATAGTCTGACGCCGCTTGGCGAGCAGGTTAGCGCGAAAGTGGCGGCGCTGGCGGACTGGATTGAGCTGAATCTGCCCGCGGTTCTGGCGAACCACGAGCAGGCCGTCGCCTGA
- a CDS encoding DMT family transporter — translation MISGVLYALLAGMMWGLIFVGPVLVPEYPAVLQSMGRYLALGLIALPLAWLGRARLRQLSGRDWWTALVLTMTGNLIYYVCLASAIQRTGAPVSTMIIGTLPVVLPVMANLLYSQRDGKLPWRRLFPALSCIAVGLVCVNIAELRQGLPNFSIWRYGGGMGLALVSVACWAWYALRNARWLRENPDKHPMMWATAQALVTLPVSLAGYLIACGWLHIQQVGFPLPFGPRPLLFVTLMLTIAVLCSWVGALCWNIASQKLPTVILGPLIVFETLAGLLYTFLLRQSMPPLLTLSGILLLVVGVVYAVCSRPQKPMVVARAYETKK, via the coding sequence ATGATTAGTGGTGTGTTGTATGCCCTGCTGGCAGGGATGATGTGGGGGCTCATATTCGTCGGCCCGGTGCTGGTGCCGGAATACCCGGCGGTCCTGCAATCCATGGGGCGCTATCTGGCCCTGGGGCTGATTGCCCTGCCGCTGGCCTGGCTCGGTCGCGCGCGACTGCGGCAGCTTTCCGGGCGAGACTGGTGGACGGCGCTGGTGCTGACCATGACGGGCAATCTGATCTATTACGTATGTCTTGCCAGCGCTATCCAGCGTACCGGCGCCCCGGTTTCCACCATGATTATTGGCACGCTTCCGGTCGTGCTGCCGGTGATGGCTAACCTGCTCTACAGCCAGCGTGACGGTAAGCTGCCGTGGCGACGCCTCTTTCCGGCGCTCTCCTGTATCGCCGTCGGCCTGGTGTGCGTCAATATTGCCGAACTGCGCCAGGGGTTGCCCAATTTCAGTATCTGGCGCTACGGCGGCGGTATGGGTCTGGCGCTGGTATCGGTGGCCTGCTGGGCCTGGTACGCGTTGCGCAATGCCCGCTGGCTGCGGGAAAATCCGGATAAGCATCCGATGATGTGGGCGACGGCGCAGGCGCTGGTGACGCTACCGGTCTCGCTGGCCGGCTATCTGATTGCCTGCGGATGGCTGCATATTCAGCAGGTCGGCTTCCCGCTGCCCTTTGGCCCACGTCCCCTGCTCTTTGTGACGCTGATGCTGACCATTGCCGTCCTCTGCTCCTGGGTCGGCGCATTGTGCTGGAATATCGCCAGCCAGAAGCTGCCGACGGTGATTCTCGGGCCGCTCATCGTCTTCGAAACGCTGGCTGGCCTGCTGTATACCTTCCTGTTGCGGCAAAGCATGCCGCCGCTGCTGACGCTCAGCGGCATCCTGCTGCTGGTTGTTGGCGTGGTCTACGCGGTCTGTTCCCGGCCACAAAAACCGATGGTTGTGGCGCGGGCCTATGAGACTAAAAAATAG
- the tamA gene encoding autotransporter assembly complex protein TamA: MLQIRQLCITSLLLVSGIASAASVRLQVEGLSGELEKNVRAQLSTIQSDEVTPDRRFRARVDDAIREGLKALGYYEPTIVFDLRPPPKKGRQVLIAKVTPGEPVRIGGTEVILRGGARTDRDYLDLLKNRPAIGTVLDHGDYDSFKSSLTRVALRKGYFDSEFIKSQLGVSLDRHQAFWDIDYNSGERYRFGPVTFEGSQIRDEYLQNLVPFKQGDYYTSQDLAELNRRLAATGWFSSVVVAPQFEKSRQTKVLPLQGVVSPRKENTVETGVGYSTDVGPRIKGTWRKPWMNSYGHSLTSSLSLSAPEQQLDFSYKVPLLKSPLEQYYLMQGGFKRTDLNDTKADSTTLGVSRFWEMSSGWQRALNLRWSLDHFTQANVTNTTMLIYPGVSVNRTRSRGGLMPTWGDSQRYSVDYSNTMWGSDINFIVAQAQDVWIRTLYDRHRFVVRGNLGWIEADNFNKVPPDLRFFAGGDRSIRGYKYKSISPRDDDGKLMGASKLATGSLEYQYNVSGKWWGAVFVDSGEAVSDIRKSNFKTGTGVGVRWQSPVGPIKLDIAAPVGDKDEHGLQFYIGLGPEL; the protein is encoded by the coding sequence GTGCTACAAATCCGCCAGTTATGTATCACCAGCCTCTTGCTGGTCAGCGGGATCGCTAGCGCCGCGAGCGTGCGTTTGCAGGTTGAGGGGTTATCCGGGGAGCTGGAAAAAAACGTCCGGGCTCAACTTTCTACGATCCAGAGCGACGAAGTCACGCCGGATCGCCGCTTTCGTGCGCGCGTTGATGATGCGATTCGCGAAGGGTTGAAGGCCCTGGGGTACTACGAACCGACAATCGTTTTCGACCTCCGTCCGCCGCCGAAAAAAGGCCGACAGGTGCTGATTGCCAAAGTCACGCCAGGTGAACCGGTACGTATTGGCGGCACGGAAGTCATTCTGCGGGGCGGTGCGCGCACCGACCGCGACTACCTGGATTTGTTAAAAAACCGCCCGGCTATCGGCACCGTCCTCGATCATGGCGATTATGACAGCTTCAAGAGCTCGCTCACGCGGGTTGCGCTGCGTAAGGGCTACTTTGACAGCGAATTCATTAAAAGCCAACTTGGCGTTTCTCTCGACCGCCATCAGGCCTTCTGGGATATCGACTACAACAGCGGCGAACGCTATCGCTTTGGTCCGGTCACTTTTGAAGGCTCGCAAATTCGTGACGAATATCTGCAAAATCTGGTGCCGTTCAAACAGGGCGACTACTACACCTCGCAGGATCTGGCGGAACTCAACCGCCGGCTGGCGGCAACCGGCTGGTTCAGCTCCGTGGTTGTGGCGCCGCAGTTTGAAAAGTCCCGACAGACTAAAGTTCTGCCTTTGCAGGGCGTAGTCTCCCCGCGTAAAGAGAATACCGTTGAAACCGGGGTCGGCTACTCAACCGACGTCGGGCCGCGCATCAAAGGGACGTGGAGAAAGCCGTGGATGAACTCCTACGGGCATAGCCTGACTTCCAGTCTCAGCCTTTCCGCTCCTGAACAGCAGCTTGATTTCAGCTATAAAGTGCCGCTGTTAAAAAGTCCGCTGGAGCAATACTACCTGATGCAGGGCGGCTTTAAACGTACGGATCTTAACGATACGAAAGCCGACTCCACGACCCTCGGGGTATCGCGTTTTTGGGAGATGTCGAGCGGCTGGCAGCGCGCGCTGAACCTGCGCTGGAGCCTCGACCACTTTACTCAGGCTAACGTCACCAACACCACAATGCTTATCTATCCCGGGGTGTCGGTCAACCGTACCCGCTCCCGCGGTGGCCTGATGCCGACCTGGGGCGACTCCCAGCGCTATTCGGTGGACTACTCCAACACCATGTGGGGCTCGGATATTAACTTCATCGTCGCCCAGGCGCAGGATGTGTGGATCCGCACGCTCTACGATCGCCACCGTTTTGTGGTGCGCGGCAACCTCGGCTGGATTGAAGCCGATAATTTCAACAAGGTCCCGCCGGATCTGCGTTTCTTTGCCGGTGGCGACCGCAGTATTCGCGGCTATAAATACAAATCGATCTCGCCGAGGGATGACGATGGCAAACTGATGGGGGCCTCGAAGCTGGCGACCGGTTCGCTGGAGTATCAGTACAACGTCAGCGGAAAATGGTGGGGCGCAGTCTTCGTTGACAGCGGCGAAGCGGTGAGCGATATCCGTAAAAGCAATTTTAAAACCGGCACCGGCGTCGGCGTGCGCTGGCAGTCACCGGTTGGCCCGATCAAGCTGGATATTGCCGCGCCGGTCGGCGACAAAGATGAGCACGGTTTACAGTTTTACATCGGTCTGGGGCCTGAATTATGA